A single window of uncultured Methanospirillum sp. DNA harbors:
- the psmB gene encoding archaeal proteasome endopeptidase complex subunit beta has protein sequence MAEQNETMKGTTTVGIVFEDGIVLASERRATMGFLISNKTAKKIYQIGSRIGLTTAGGVGDAQQLAKLMTVEANLYEIRRGKAMSVSAVSTLLSNILHGNRYYPYYVQLLIGGVDETGPVLFSVDAVGGSSREDKIVATGSGSPMAYGVLEDRFKPAMTEKEASELAVRALRSAIKRDAGSGESMAVVVITKEAYRELSDTEVTQLIPN, from the coding sequence ATGGCAGAACAGAATGAAACAATGAAAGGAACAACCACCGTCGGCATTGTATTTGAAGACGGGATAGTGCTCGCCAGCGAAAGGCGGGCAACGATGGGTTTTTTGATCTCAAATAAAACAGCTAAAAAGATCTACCAGATTGGCTCTCGGATCGGTCTTACCACTGCCGGTGGTGTCGGTGATGCCCAGCAGCTTGCCAAACTGATGACGGTAGAGGCAAACCTTTACGAGATTCGCCGTGGCAAAGCCATGTCTGTCAGTGCTGTATCAACGCTCCTCTCAAACATCCTGCATGGCAACCGGTATTATCCATACTATGTGCAACTTCTGATTGGTGGCGTTGATGAAACCGGTCCGGTCCTCTTCTCTGTTGATGCCGTTGGTGGCTCTTCACGCGAAGACAAGATCGTTGCCACTGGTTCGGGATCTCCAATGGCATACGGAGTACTAGAAGATAGATTCAAACCTGCCATGACCGAGAAGGAAGCATCCGAACTGGCGGTCCGTGCACTGCGGTCTGCAATCAAGCGTGATGCTGGTTCAGGAGAGAGTATGGCTGTTGTGGTCATCACGAAAGAAGCGTATCGTGAATTATCTGATACTGAAGTTACCCAGTTAATACCAAATTAA